The stretch of DNA TTCGCACGAGTCAGGTTCATCTCCAAGTGCTGAGGCACTCCATCAACAACCGTAATGAACGGCAGGGAGATCGTTGTTGTAAGCACACCGGAAAGCTCTTTCTTAGCCTTCTCTGCTGCATCCTTCAAGCGCTGAACAGCAGCCTTGTCTTTGCTCAGGTCAATACCTTGATCTTTCTTGAACTCAGCTACCAAATAGTCGATGATCACTTGGTCGAAGTCATCTCCACCCAGGTGGTTGTCACCGCTGGTTGCCTTAACTTCGAAGAAGCCGTCGCCCAGCTCCAGAATAGATACGTCAAATGTACCGCCGCCAAGGTCAAATACGAGGATCGTTTGGTCTTCGGATTTCTCAAGGCCGTAAGCAAGGGCTGCTGCTGTTGGCTCATTGACGATACGAAGAACCTCAAGGCCTGCAATTTTACCTGCATCCTTAGTCGCTTGACGCTGGCTGTCGTTGAAATAAGCTGGAACGGTAATAACCGCTTGGTTTACCGACTGCCCCAAATAAGCTTCCGCATCTGCCTTCAATTTTTGCAGGATGATTGCGGAGATTTCTTGTGGAGTAAAGTCTTTACCGTCAATGGATTCTTTATGATTCGTACCCATATGTCTCTTGATCGAGATGATGGTCCGATCAGGATTGGTGATCGCTTGACGCTTTGCAGTTTCACCTACAATACGCTCGCCGTCTTTCTTAAAGCCTACTACGGACGGAGTCGTCCGCGCGCCTTCTGGGTTAGGGATAACTACGGCTTCGCCGCCTTCCATAACCGCTACGCAAGAGTTCGTTGTACCTAAGTCAATACCGATTACTTTGCTCATGAACTGATCCTCCTAAGAGTTTTATGGAGCATTTGCTGTAGGAAGAAGCTTCGTAATAAAACTTACTTCGTCAGCATTTGCCGAGTTTTATGGAGCATTTGCTGTAGGAAGAAGCTTCGTAATAAAACTTGCTTCGTTAGCATTTGCTGAGTTAATATGTAGCATCCGCTACCCTAAACTTCGAGAGAACTAACATGGATAGATGTTAATTCGGCAGTTTGATTATTAAGCTGCTGCTTAACCGCTAACCTTAACCATAGCGGGACGGAGTACTTTATCCTTGAGAAGGTAACCCTTCTGTACTTCCTCCACTACGATGCCTTCCTCGTACTCATCAGATTCCACCTGCATAATGGCTTGATGAAATTCTGGGTTAAAGGGCTGCCCTACAGATTCCATTGCTTTCAGACCTTCTGCTTGGAGAACACCATCCAGCTGGCGGAAGATCATCTCGACTCCCTTCACGAAAGAAGCCTGCTCGGATTGTTCCTGAACATTCGCCGCAAGGGCTCGTTCAAAGTTATCAAATACCGGCAGCAGCTCTGTAATCAGCTTGGCCGATGCATACTTGCCCAGCTCTTCCTTCTCTTTCAAGGTACGTCTGCGGAAATTATCGAAATCCGCTTGCACTCGCAGCAGGCGCTGCTGGTGTTCTTCAGCCTCAGCGCGCAGCCGAGTTATTTCAGAATTCTCCTGGGCGGAGAGATTCTCTTCTTGTTCGTTCACTGTATCATTCAGGCCCGCATCCTGTGCTGTGTTCTCAGCGGAAGCTTGCGGCTCTTCTGAACGTTCCTGATCCATAGGTTCGTTATTCATCGTCTCTTCCTTTTCATCTGGAATATGGTTGTGATCTGTATGTGATTCCTTCAAAATCTCTTCACCTCCTTAAAAGGGGGAGCGGCGTCTTAGCCTTAATTCAGCTTTGACAAAAACGCCGTCAGATCCTTAGATAATATGTTCAAAATCCCAATAACTCTCGCATAGTCCATGCGTGTAGGGCCCAAAATCCCAATGGTGCCAAGTGCCTCCCCCTCAACCGCATAGGTGGCTGTGATGAGACTGCAATTTGCAAAGGCCTCATGATCATTCTCGGTCCCGATACGCACCTGTATGCCGGCACCTGCCGAAGCCGAGGAAATCATTTTCAACATGGTCGGCGTTTCTCCCAGCAAATCCAGAATGCTCTTCACCTTCTCAACATCCTTGAATTCCGGCTGGGTGAGCATATTCGTTGTGCCGCTCAAAAAGAGCCGTTGGCCCTCCTGGCTTGCATCAAAGGCCTCATCCACGATCGTCATCAGCTCCTCAAAATGCTGAGTGTGACGCTGCATCTCTTGGCCCACTTCATTGTATATCGCTGATTTAAGCTTATAAATCGGGACACCCGTAAGTCTGTGGTTCAATAAGTTGACCACTTTCTCCATCTCAGAAACAGAGACGCCGGGAGGTATAGTCACCGTCTTATTCTCCACTTGCCCAGTGTTCGTCACAATGATCGCCACGGCCTTGTTATCGCCGAGTGGAAGCAGACCAAAGTGACGCAGCGAGGTATGAAATACCTCAGGTCCAAGCAGAATAGACGTGTAATTCGTCATATGTGAAAGAATGGAGCCCGCATGCTGTACCACCTGCTCAAGCGCATTCAGCTTCTCAGCAAAAAACGTCTTCAACACCTCAAGCTCTTCGGAAGAAAGAGAATCTACCGGAGATAAGTGGTCCACATAATAGCGGTAACCCTTATGAGATGGAATCCGGCCTGCTGAAGTATGAGGCTGTTCCAGGAAACCAAGTTCCTCAAGATCAGCCATTTCATTACGAATGGTAGCAGGACTGTAACCAACATCACCGCGCTTGGAAATACTTCGGGACCCCACCGGTTCAGCCGAGCGAATGTAGTCATCTACAATTGCCGTTAGAATCAACCTCTGGCGCTCCGTCAACATGGTAATCCCTCCTAGCTGATTTCGGTTCGTTAGCACTCACCAGACAAGAGTGCTAATCGATAATACAAAAATACCAGACCGACATAACCATTGTCAAGTCAGTCCAGCATTTTGAACACTCATATTTACTTAACTTGGGCAGCCCTTCACTGTACCCTTTCATAGAAGGCAAGATCGGGATTATCCGCTTCGTTATGAACAAATTCTTCATAAGAGCCCTCAAACTGCATCCTCCCTTGGTGCAGCAAGTGTATTTTACAATCAATATTAGAAAATTCATGAAGAGTGTGAGTTGACAACAGCACAATAACTTCTGGATTTTGAACAAGCTGCTCAATTCTTCTTAAAATTTGAACCCTGGCTTCTGGATCCACACCCGATGTAGGTTCATCAAATATGTATAGCTTCCGCTGTATTAACGTTACAGCCAATATACTGAGGTATCTTCGCTCACCCCTCATTATTCCGCCTCTCAGAACAAAGTTATTTCACAATTAAATAAGTGGCCGTATTCGATTGATTTCTTCAATCAAATACAGCCACTTATTATTAAATACAGCCATAAATTTAACTCCGGCGTCCCATTGTCGAGTCACGAGTCAGTCCAGCGTTTTGAGCACAGCCACTTCATCACAGGCGTGCTGCTTGGCACAGTGAATGCAATCTGTCCATACTTTCTCGGGAAAGATCTCTTTATTTACAATTTGAAAGCCGTTCTTCACAAAGAAGGAGACTTCATAGGTAAGAGCCATAATCTTAGGGACCTTCAGCGTTCTAGCCTGCTCCGTCAGTTTATTGACCAGAAGCGAGCCCAATCCCTGTCCTTTATGACCTTCCATAATTCCCAGTGAGCGAATCTCTACGAGGTCATCTCCGAGCCTGCATAAAGAGCCGCAACCCACAACCTCGCCGTTCACTTCCGCGACAACGAAATCTTGAATTTGCCGTTCCAATACCTTGCGGGATCGCGGAAGCATAATTCCTCGCTTGGCATACTGCTCTATCATAAGAAACAAAGGTTCTATATCTTCATTTGTTGCAATTCTGCATACGGCAACGGCGGGCATGGGCCGTGCACCTCCCCGGGCTGATAATATGAATAAATATACAACAGTCCGTATAAAAGTTCAAGAGGCGATGTAATGGTTCCGCTATGAACCGCTCGACTATAGTCGGCTCAACCCTTAAAAGGTATGCAGTCTTGCAGAAAAGCGTGATAACTCTTAGGTTTATTGGATTTTATTCAGGTTCCTTACCGCTCCTATGTGTGTCCTGCTTTGCCGCTCTTCGAGACCCGAGAAAATTCGCACACAGGATGCCGCCTATAATCAACACTGCACCCACGATATGATAGGCATATAGCTGCTCATTCAGGATGATGGCTCCGGCCACCATAGTAAGCAGGGTCGAGAAGTTGCTGAACACACTCATCTTGGAAGCCTCCAGCTGCGTCAACGCATAGTTCGTCAAATAGGAGGTCAGCAGCGAGGAAATAATTCCTAGATATAAGATGGCTATAAGGAACTTCATATCTCCAAGTGGAGCGAAGTACGAAGTCACAGTCCCTTCCATCATGTGGCGTCCTAAGGACAGTATGTTAAAGAATAAAAATCCAAAGCCTGACATCACATAGGTCATATCCATCACGCTGAAATTTCGAACCAGCTTACGGCCCAGCACGTTGTAACCTGCTGATGACAGGGCTGAGATTAGAATAAGAACCGCGCCTAGCAGGCTTGTATTCTGAACATTGACCCCTTTCATCGCAAAAATATAAATCACACCGGTTACAGAAACCGCTATCCCAATCTTCTGCGCTATGCTGGCCTTCTCCCCTAAAAAGTAAGAAGCCAAAAACATCGTCAGAATAGGAATTACAGCTTGCAGAATTCCTGCTTCCGAGGAAGTGCTGTGTTCCAATCCAAAAACCTGGAAGGCAAAAAATGCGATCGGATACAGCATAGCCAGCGGAAGCAGGCTCAGCATCTCGCGTGCGCTTATTTTAAGCCGCCTTCTCCCCAGCAGAAACAGCAGGGTACCTGCAACGAAGCTGGCCGTAAACCGATGTGCAAGTGTATCGAGCGGATGAGCCGATTCCAATGTCATTTTTACGAATACAAATGAGAAACCGATGATTAAACTGTATGATAATGCAGCGGTATACGCTTTTTGGATAGAACGATTCATAATTTCTTCTCCTGACATTATGGTTTATTCAAACATCCAAATTCGTTTAAACCGTCAGATGGCCGATGAACGCTCCAAACACATCATTGCCGAACAAAATGCCCTTCTCGCTCAAGCGGTAGCCGTCCTGATCCTCTCTAGCTTCGACGAGCCCCTCCTTCAGCATCTTCGTCAAAGGTTCCTTGAACACTTCCTCAAATTTTGCGCCAGCAAACTGCTCCTCAAACCGTGAGGAACGGAAGCCTTCCAACATCCGCAGGCCCACCATCGCAAAATCCTCCATCGCTTCTTCACGAGCAACCTCGAACTGCTCCAAACGCGGCAGACCTTCGGCAGCCCCCTGATTATAAGGGGTCACCCCTTTAATATTTACATGCCGGACACCGCCCACATATCCATGAGCACCTGCTCCAAGCCCGTAGTAATCTTCGTTACGCCAGTAGGTCATATTATGCTTGCTCTCAAAGCCTGGCTTTGCAAAATTGCTGATCTCATACTGCTTATAGCCGGCCTGTTTCATACGCGACATCAGCAGCAAATACATCTCCAGCTCATCCTCTTCGCTTGGAAGCGGCAGCTGATTCTTCTGGTACATCGTATGGAAGAGCGTGTTCTCCTCCACTTTAAGGCTGTAGATGGAATAATGCGGGAGCCCTAGCTCAAGCGCCTTGGCCACGCTTTGATCCAGCATATCCACGGTTTGATTGGGCAGGCCGAACATTAAATCAATGGACAGATTATGAAGGCCCGCTTTATGAGCATTGTCCAGACTCCGGTACACATCATCCGTATTATGAATGCGGCCAATTCCGCTTAACAGGGTGTTCTGAAACGCCTGGACTCCAAAGCTGACCCGGTTGACTCCGCCATTTCTCATAACCGACAGCTTCTCCAAATCCGTTGTCCCCGGATTCGCCTCCATCGTGAATTCGATATCCTCAGACCAGTTTGGAAAATGACGTCTCACTGAAGATAAGAAATACTCCATCTCCACAGGATTGAGAACGGTTGGAGTTCCCCCGCCTACAAATATAGTGCGGATCTGACCCGGAGGAGTCTGGCTAACCGTTAACTCCATCTCCCGGTCCAGCGCTCTCAAATAATCCATTACCGGCTGATCCTTGAGCACGTAGGAATTAAAATCACAGTAGAAGCACTTGTTCGTGCAGAACGGAATATGGATATATACCGCCTCTGGAGCCTTTCTGGGGCCTGCGGAATTCTCAGGCATCCCCTGCTTAATTAAATGCGTTTGTTGATTCACGAAGAATGCCTCCTTTGCATTTCTATCTATATTCTATCTATTGAAAAAGGAAAGCCTCATGCGGGCTTTCCTTTCTGGAGCCTTTTGCTCTTACTCGTCGATTTTCAGTACTGCCATAAACGCTTCCTGAGGCACCTCGACATTGCCGACCTGCTTCATGCGTTTCTTACCTTCCTTCTGCTTCTCAAGCAGCTTCCGCTTCCGTGAAATATCCCCGCCGTAGCATTTCGCAAGGACGTTCTTGCGCATGGCCTTAACGGTCTCACGGGCAATAACCTTCGTTCCGATTGAAGCCTGAATCGGTACCTCGAACATCTGCCGCGGGATCAACTCGCGCAGCTTCTCGCAAATGATGCGTCCGCGCTGGTAGGCCTTCTCGCGGTGAACGATGAAGGAAAGGGCGTCAACCTGCTCCCCATTCAAGAGAATATCCATCTTCACCAGGTTCGACTGACGATAGCCGGAAATCTCATAATCGAAGGAGGCATACCCTTTGGTGCTCGATTTGAGCTGGTCAAAGAAGTCGTACACGATCTCAGACAGCGGCACCTGGTACGTAATGGTCACCCGTGATGTATCCAGGTACTCCATATTAATGAATTCGCCTCGTTTGCCCTGGCAGAGCTCCATGACAGTTCCTACATAATCATTAGGAACAATGATTGAAGCTTTCACATAAGGCTCTTCGACATGCTCGATCTTGCCGACTTCCGGATAGTTGGACGGGTTGTCGATCTCAATTGTCTCCCCGTTCGTCAGCGTGATCCGGTATATTACGCTCGGCGCCGTAGTAATCAGCGGAATATTGAACTCCCGCTCGATCCGCTCCTGGATAACATCCATGTGCAGCAGTCCCAAGAAGCCGCAGCGGAAGCCAAAGCCTAAGGCGCTGGAGGTCTCCGGTTCGAAGCTTAGGGAGGCATCATTCAACTGAAGCTTCTCCAGAGCCTCTCTCAGATCGTTATAGTCCGAGGTCTCAATCGGATACAATCCGCAATACACCATCGGATTAATCTTACGGTAACCAGGTAGCGGCTCCGGCGTCGGGTTCTTCGCCTCTGTAACCGTATCCCCTACCCGGGTATCGCCGACATTCTTAATTCCGGCTACGATAAAACCAACATCTCCGACATTCAGCTCGTCCACAATAGTCATCCGCGGCATGAAGGCGCCGACTTCGATGACCTCGAACGATTTGTCAGTAGCCATCATCTTGATCTTCGAGCCCGCCTTGATCTTCCCATCAATAACCCGCACATACACGATAACCCCTTTATAAGGATCGTAGTGTGAGTCGAAAATAAGCGCCTTCAGGGGTTGATCAGGATCGCCAGTAGGTGCAGGCACCTTATGAACGACCTGTTCAAGGATCTCCTTGATCCCGATGCCCGCCTTCGCAGAGGCAAGCACAGCATCGCTGGCATCCAGTCCGATAACATCCTCAACCTCCTGCTTTACCCGCTCAGGGTCGGCGCTTGGAAGATCAATCTTGTTAATGACCGGCAGAATCTCCAGGTTATTATCCAGCGCAAGATATACATTGGCCAGAGTCTGGGCTTCGATGCCTTGAGCCGCATCCACGACAAGCAGTGCCCCTTCACAGGCAGCCAAGCTGCGGGAGACCTCATAAGTAAAGTCTACGTGCCCGGGAGTATCGATAAGATTCAGCAGGTATTCCTCGCCATTGTCCGCCTTGTAGGTAAGACGAACCGCCTGAAGCTTGATCGTAATCCCGCGTTCGCGTTCCAGCTCCATCTGATCCAGAACCTGCTCCTGCATTTCGCGGGAGGTCAGCGCCCCGGTATACTCCAGAATCCGGTCTGCCAATGTTGATTTGCCATGGTCTATATGTGCAATAATGCTAAAGTTCCTGATCTTAGACTGTCTTGCTTTAATGTCGCTCATGCCTTACCCCCACAAAGAATCCTCAAGTAACAATCACTTCATTATATCAGCTGGAGGATAAGGCATCAATCCTAACAGCCAGGACACTGACAGTTTCACTCTGTAAGCGATCCGAACAAAGACACAACCCAATCTATGCTTTTTCTGGAGGCGTTCTGAAGCAGCTCGCCTGTCTTATCTGCTAATCGGTCAACCGCGGAAGGCGGCGCAGGCTCAAGCAGAACTTGCTCAGGGCTCTGATATCCTTCAGCAGCCTGACCTGTGTCCAAACCGCTCTCCCGGGTTAGGGGAGCTGCTGTCTGGCCCTGATGTTCAGCAGGCTGCCTCATTCCAGAACTGTCCCTCAGATAATCTTGCTGCTGGCTGCCGCTTACAGATGGATCGTCCTTTACGGCTGTCCAGGTATAAGGAGAATTTGCTGCAGGCGGGTCTTCTGCAGAGAGCTGCATACCGATCGTCGCTCCAGCGATTAGAAGTCCGCCGTAAATAACCAGCTTTTTCGCCGTCCGTGACAAGGAATCCGCCTCCTTTCATATTACATTAATAAAATTTAAGAATGGGTCTTCTGCACGCCTGCGGGCGGGGTAGTCTGAGACTTGGCTTTTTCTTTGCCCTGCCCTGTCTTGCTGCCCGGTGAGGCTGCCGGCTCCTTTGTCTTCGCTCCTGTGCTGGCCTTCTTCGCCTTCTGATCCTTGAAATACACTTCTGCAATGATGTCTGCAAGAACCTTCGAAGACCGCTCAAGCTCCTCCTTGGTGTTATCAATCCCGCCGATTTCGATCAGGACACTGTTCGGAGAGAGCGATTGGTTGTATTCCCCGTTCCCCTGGGATGAAGTTTTGCCCCAGATCCCTCTGGATAGACCCGGATACGCCTTTTCAATCCGTTCATGGATCGAGTTGGCAAAGGCTTCATTCTTCCGCCAATTCGGATTGCCATGGCCTATGATGAAATACAGCTGGGCATAGGATACGCCGTCAATGGTTATCGTCGTTTTCTTGTGGCGCTGCGAGTCCCGGTGAATATCAATGAAATAATCCAGGTCCTCATGTTGGGCCAGCGCTTCCTTAACCGTAACCCTTGAGTATTTGTAAGAATAGTTGTAGTTATAGCTTTTAACGGAAGACATGTAATCTTCAAAAGAATGAAGAGCTCCTACTCCCTTTTTCTCTAATTCCTTGGCTAGAAAATCCCCGACCATCCCTACATTTTTAGATTTGGCTGCTGAGCTGGGATTGGCGCTGTTGCTGCCCAGAAGCGGATTATAGGATTCATGCGGGTGAGAATGATAGATAAGAATCGATTTCTGCTTTTGTTTTACTGCTCCCTCCTGAGACTGAGATCCTTGATTGTCTTCCCCGGCCTTTGGATCGGCAGACTTCGTACCTGGGGATGATGAATCTGTGGTGCTTTTATCCTGTCCTGAAGAGCCTGTCTCTCCCTTCTGTCCGGACTTGACCGTATCTGCTGGCAGCGGCCGGTAATCCTCCGGCGCCGTTGGCGCTTCACCGCTTGTCCCCCCGCGCAGCAGGATAGGAAGAGAGGAGTCAAGCCCGGGAACCTCCCGCGCAACCAGGCTCTTCGGATCTTGCGGATTAACATTGGTCAGAAGCTGAAATACAAAATTCGTCATCTTCTTCCCGTCAAAGGTATGCTGCGACTCTTCTGGCTCCTGTAAATGGGGAACCTCCATCCCCATCATACTGACGAAAAAGCGGCTGTTCAGCGTAGAAGCAAGCCCCTTCATCGAAGAGACCGGCGAGGTGTTGAAGTTCTTCTCTGCCACTCCCCCTAGGCCCAGCATTATAAAAAGAATCAGCGACATGAATGCAAGAATCAGCAAGGTTCGCCCCATAGCTAGAACCTGGAAAGATTTGCGCCGAAGCTTACCGACATTCCAAGCTTTGAATCCATTCATTTCTTATGGGTCCTCCTCCATCTGCTAGATTGGAATCTCTTGTAATCTCTTATACTCCAAATCTATGAACCGCAAGATAGAGATAGAACAGCTAGAATACAAAAAAAGACGATGCCGGGTAACGGCTTCGTCTGCTGTTGAATGCTATGTCACCTGTTCGTCAATGGGTGTATGCTGCTAAATTCTCTTCATTTACGGCCCGGTGCAGAGCCGCATTAAGTCCACTGGCGATAATATTAGCAATGTCCTCAATAAAATCATCGATCTCTTTGGGCGTAACAATTAAGTCATGTCCCAGCGGCTGCAGCACCTCTCTAACCAGAGATAAACGCTCTTGATCCTTCAGGTCTGTCAGCATGCCCATAATCTGACGGGTCTGTACGCTGCCTCCGCCCTGCTCCTCATTAAGATGTGTCTTCATCAAATCAATCACGCTGCCGACAATCGTGGAGGCGTAAACCACAGTAGGAACCCCGACAGCCACGCAAGGCACGCCGAGAATCTCTTTGGTGATGCCTCGCCGTTTATTGCCGATCCCGGAGCCGGGATGAATGCCGATATCCGCCACCTGAATCGTTGTATTGACTCTCTCCAAAGACTTAGAGGCCAGCGCATCAATTGCAATAATCAGGTCAGGGCGTGTTCGCTCCACAATCCCCTGCACCACTTCGCTCGATTCAATACCGGTGAGGCCCAGCACGCCCGGAGCCACAGCACTTACCTCCCGGTAGCCAGGAGCAACCTGGTCCGGAGCCAGCTGAAAATAATGCCGGGTAACCAGCGTATTCTCAACGACCAGCGGCCCTAGAGCATCCGGGGTTACATTCCAGTTGCCTAAGCCCACAATCAGCACCTTGGCATCGGGAGTAATGCCGATTTTTTGCAAAAACGCCGCTATCTCCTTGGTGAAAACCTGCGTTACTTTCTCCTGCAGCGTTGTATCCTGATTCCGTAGCGCAGGCACTTCAAGGGTCACATAATGCCCTTGGATTCGCCCAATATGGCGTGAAGCTGCCTCATTCGTTACATCCAGGCGGGTTACCTTTATTCCATCCTTTTCTTCAACTTCTTCATTCAAGCCAGGAATAGGCGCCCCATGAGCGATCTCCGCTAATTCCTTAGCCTCCACTGCAAGATCGGTCCGAATCGCATAATTCTGTAAGTCCAATGACATGTTTGTTCCCTCCATCTCCATGGTTTCTATGTATTGTGCAGGAATGGAGTCAAGATTATGCAGCGGCCTTCTGCAAATCGGCTGTTTAAAAACTGTTTATACGATTATATTGCATTTTCTTTACGCCCATGCTAAACTATTTTAAGTTGTGAATCATCTGGGTGATTATGCCTTACAGGAGGTGAATGCAATGCCAAATATCAAATCCGCTATCAAACGCGTTAAGACTAGCGACAAGCGCCGTGCGCTGAACGCTTCCCAAAAATCTGCGCTTCGTACAGTTGTTAAGACTGCTGACACCGCGCTGGCTAACAACGAAGTTGAAGCAGCTAAAGCTGCAATCGCAGCTGCTTCCAAGAAATTGGACAAAGCTGTAACTAAAGGTCTGATCCACAAAAATGCGGCTGCCCGCAAGAAATCCCGCTTGGCTAAAAAATTGAACGCTCTTACGTCCCAAGCGTAATTGACGTTATTTATACAGCTAATAGGTAAAAATCCTGAACGATTTCGTTCAGGATTTTTTAATTTCTCATAATGTCCTATAAGCCTAGCTTGCCCCAAGACGCAGCAAAAACATCTCAATGCCTAACACCTTATCAATACCGCCGCTCTTCATCCGATAATCCAGCTGAGCTAACTCCGCAAGTGTGAACTTGAGCTTGGCTGTTTCAAATTTTCGCGCTTGTTCCCCTGCAATCTTGACGGCATAGGGGTGAAGACCAAGCTGAGAAGCGATTTGCTGCTGGGAATAGCTCTGGCTTCCCAATTCCTTAACCTGCAGCATGATGCGAAATTGGCGCGCAATCAACGCAGCGATCTTGATCGGCTCTTCTCGCTGTTTAAGCAGTTCATAGAAAATGCCCAGCGCCCGGTCAAGCCTTAAATTAGCAATGTCCTCTACCATAGCAAAAATATTTTGCTCCGTTGTACGCGCAACCAGCTGGCTTACGGCTTCTTCTGTGACTTCTCCGTTCTCCCCTGCATACAGGCAGAGCTTATCAATCTCAGCTACAAGCGAGGCCATCTGAACGCCTGCACTGGCAATTAGAGCTTCAGCGGCAGCCGAGCTTATCCGGCACTTTCTGCGCTCCACTTCCTTGACGACCCACTGAACCAGCTCTGCAGCGCCAAGCGGCATAAATGCCAGCACTTGACCAGCCGTCTTGATCGTCTTCACCGTCTTCTTGCGTTCATCAAGCTTCTCTGCATTGACCAGAAATACAACAACGGTATGCTCAGCGGGATTACCTAAATAAGATAATAGACGGTCTGTATTGTGCTCGACTTTCCCGCCTTCCTTGCCTGCCGTAAACATAGGATTGGCCTGTACAATCACCAGCTTGCGCGGGACTAGAAACGGCAGTGTCTCCGCTTCCTCCACGACAAGGTCAACAGGCGTCTCTGTCAAATCAAAATGGACCACCGCAAATTCCCGATTATCTGGTTCCACCAGATTATCCCGCAGCAGGGTGATGAATTCACGCATTTGATATTTCTCCGTACCATAACACAGATAAAGCGGGCCGATCTGACCACGCTTGATTTCTTTAATTGCAGCTTTAATATCCATGCATAATCCCCTTTACTTCCAGCAAAAAACAATACACATACAACATGATCGTCCTTCTATTGTAGTAGAAGTTTGCCGTTTCAACAACAAAGGAACCTCCGCCTTCCCCGGCTAAAGGTTCCTTTGTCCCTGAGCATCTATATAAACGCTGCCGGGAAGCTCTAGAAACTTCCTGCACCGCGGTCATACGACTACCCGGGTAATTTACATCTCTCTATATAACTTATCTTATTCATGTTCTCTCAAAAAGGTGCTTACTATTTTCCATTACTTGCTGAATCGGATTGAGGCGCTGTGAACTGATATCCTGAGGATTTCCCGTCCTGCTCTGTCTCATAAGCGAACACACTGCTGTCCGGCGCCCATTCCCCCTTCACCAATTCTCCTTTTAACGGATTGCCATATACTCTTTTTCGCTCAGAAGAAGTAACATCATAGATATTCAATTGGTTATCTTCTAGAGAAGCTACGTATTTGCCGTCCGGGGAACTCCATTCTTGAGAAGAATTAGAGGGAACGGAGGTAATGCCAAACATAGGCACCTTATCCTCTCTCGCTGGAGGAGTATCCGTAACAGGTTCATCTTCTGTGGGAGCTTTATCTTCATTAAGCTGAGCCCCATCCGTTCCGGCGGCTTTGCCCTTCGATTGAGTGTTCGAAGCCTTATCTTCCGCTCCATTGGAATTAGCACCGCTTCCTCCCGAAGGGGAGCTCTTGGCCGATTGATCCGGCTTGGCGGAATCAGCCGCCTTGCTTGAATCCGCTGGCTTTGGCTCGTCCGCCGCGGAGGAGCTGTCAGCGGATTTTCCGCTGTCTTCAACCTTTTGACTTACGCGATCCGACGGCTGGCTCTCTCTGTCCCCTGAATTCGAAGGGTTCTGAAGAGCAGAAGATGAAGCTTCGCTTTCGGAATCCTCTCGTATATTTCTCTCAGGGG from Paenibacillus sp. CAA11 encodes:
- the grpE gene encoding nucleotide exchange factor GrpE, encoding MNNEPMDQERSEEPQASAENTAQDAGLNDTVNEQEENLSAQENSEITRLRAEAEEHQQRLLRVQADFDNFRRRTLKEKEELGKYASAKLITELLPVFDNFERALAANVQEQSEQASFVKGVEMIFRQLDGVLQAEGLKAMESVGQPFNPEFHQAIMQVESDEYEEGIVVEEVQKGYLLKDKVLRPAMVKVSG
- the hrcA gene encoding heat-inducible transcriptional repressor HrcA, whose amino-acid sequence is MLTERQRLILTAIVDDYIRSAEPVGSRSISKRGDVGYSPATIRNEMADLEELGFLEQPHTSAGRIPSHKGYRYYVDHLSPVDSLSSEELEVLKTFFAEKLNALEQVVQHAGSILSHMTNYTSILLGPEVFHTSLRHFGLLPLGDNKAVAIIVTNTGQVENKTVTIPPGVSVSEMEKVVNLLNHRLTGVPIYKLKSAIYNEVGQEMQRHTQHFEELMTIVDEAFDASQEGQRLFLSGTTNMLTQPEFKDVEKVKSILDLLGETPTMLKMISSASAGAGIQVRIGTENDHEAFANCSLITATYAVEGEALGTIGILGPTRMDYARVIGILNILSKDLTAFLSKLN
- a CDS encoding N-acetyltransferase; amino-acid sequence: MPAVAVCRIATNEDIEPLFLMIEQYAKRGIMLPRSRKVLERQIQDFVVAEVNGEVVGCGSLCRLGDDLVEIRSLGIMEGHKGQGLGSLLVNKLTEQARTLKVPKIMALTYEVSFFVKNGFQIVNKEIFPEKVWTDCIHCAKQHACDEVAVLKTLD
- a CDS encoding DMT family transporter, which produces MNRSIQKAYTAALSYSLIIGFSFVFVKMTLESAHPLDTLAHRFTASFVAGTLLFLLGRRRLKISAREMLSLLPLAMLYPIAFFAFQVFGLEHSTSSEAGILQAVIPILTMFLASYFLGEKASIAQKIGIAVSVTGVIYIFAMKGVNVQNTSLLGAVLILISALSSAGYNVLGRKLVRNFSVMDMTYVMSGFGFLFFNILSLGRHMMEGTVTSYFAPLGDMKFLIAILYLGIISSLLTSYLTNYALTQLEASKMSVFSNFSTLLTMVAGAIILNEQLYAYHIVGAVLIIGGILCANFLGSRRAAKQDTHRSGKEPE
- the hemW gene encoding radical SAM family heme chaperone HemW, translating into MPENSAGPRKAPEAVYIHIPFCTNKCFYCDFNSYVLKDQPVMDYLRALDREMELTVSQTPPGQIRTIFVGGGTPTVLNPVEMEYFLSSVRRHFPNWSEDIEFTMEANPGTTDLEKLSVMRNGGVNRVSFGVQAFQNTLLSGIGRIHNTDDVYRSLDNAHKAGLHNLSIDLMFGLPNQTVDMLDQSVAKALELGLPHYSIYSLKVEENTLFHTMYQKNQLPLPSEEDELEMYLLLMSRMKQAGYKQYEISNFAKPGFESKHNMTYWRNEDYYGLGAGAHGYVGGVRHVNIKGVTPYNQGAAEGLPRLEQFEVAREEAMEDFAMVGLRMLEGFRSSRFEEQFAGAKFEEVFKEPLTKMLKEGLVEAREDQDGYRLSEKGILFGNDVFGAFIGHLTV
- the lepA gene encoding translation elongation factor 4, with product MSDIKARQSKIRNFSIIAHIDHGKSTLADRILEYTGALTSREMQEQVLDQMELERERGITIKLQAVRLTYKADNGEEYLLNLIDTPGHVDFTYEVSRSLAACEGALLVVDAAQGIEAQTLANVYLALDNNLEILPVINKIDLPSADPERVKQEVEDVIGLDASDAVLASAKAGIGIKEILEQVVHKVPAPTGDPDQPLKALIFDSHYDPYKGVIVYVRVIDGKIKAGSKIKMMATDKSFEVIEVGAFMPRMTIVDELNVGDVGFIVAGIKNVGDTRVGDTVTEAKNPTPEPLPGYRKINPMVYCGLYPIETSDYNDLREALEKLQLNDASLSFEPETSSALGFGFRCGFLGLLHMDVIQERIEREFNIPLITTAPSVIYRITLTNGETIEIDNPSNYPEVGKIEHVEEPYVKASIIVPNDYVGTVMELCQGKRGEFINMEYLDTSRVTITYQVPLSEIVYDFFDQLKSSTKGYASFDYEISGYRQSNLVKMDILLNGEQVDALSFIVHREKAYQRGRIICEKLRELIPRQMFEVPIQASIGTKVIARETVKAMRKNVLAKCYGGDISRKRKLLEKQKEGKKRMKQVGNVEVPQEAFMAVLKIDE